TTCTGCTTTTCTTCTGCTAAACTTCCCCCTACTACGCCACCCATATAATGTCTTCTCCGAAATTCCATAAGACCGTGCAACTTGTGATATAATGCACCCTGGAACACATGATTCACTAATTATTTGTGCCCTCTGTTCCGCTGTAATATTCTTCCTTCTAATATTCAT
This genomic window from Rickettsia endosymbiont of Ceutorhynchus obstrictus contains:
- a CDS encoding transposase, translated to MNIRRKNITAEQRAQIISESCVPGCIISQVARSYGISEKTLYGWRSRGKFSRRKAETSNNTGNKFVELLVQEREYTLLKKAELTFSNFSLLIEGNISSTKLLEIVKILDGSC